From a region of the Butyrivibrio sp. AE3004 genome:
- a CDS encoding dihydroorotase, protein MLLIKNGRVMDPASGLDGFRDILVNNGRIVKIGFCGTLDDMATEALSYLSMTIIGDETGRPDTEGSLRIDEIDAGGMIVAPGLVDAHVHFRDPGFTEKEDIMTGAEAAKKGGFTSVVMMGNTNPPLDNAETIRYALRKGEKTGIRVFSCANITKKMAGKELTDMEALLKEGVVLFTDDGKPITDESLMRTACNEAAKLGKVLSLHEEDPSFISENGINAGTVAEALGIKGSCRDAEIAMVKRDIKIAEETGAGITIQHISTKEAVDMIREARKTCTGIHAEATPHHFTLTDSAVAEFGAMAKMNPPLRKESDRLAIIEGLADGTIETIATDHAPHTKEEKSREITKAPSGIIGLETSLGLGIRELVHKGYMDLMTLLSRMSCQPADIYDLMALVPDNEIGNSDKTVYNELPVGRIYEGGPADFVIFKEEETWKAENFASKASNTPFTGQELPGKIHFTICGGNIVYQG, encoded by the coding sequence ATGCTCCTGATAAAGAATGGAAGAGTTATGGATCCGGCAAGCGGATTGGATGGCTTCAGAGATATTTTGGTCAATAACGGAAGAATAGTAAAAATTGGCTTTTGCGGGACTCTTGACGATATGGCGACTGAAGCTCTGTCTTACCTTAGCATGACAATTATTGGAGATGAGACCGGCAGACCGGATACTGAAGGAAGTTTAAGAATAGATGAAATCGATGCGGGAGGAATGATCGTTGCACCGGGACTTGTTGATGCACATGTACATTTCAGGGATCCCGGATTTACAGAAAAAGAAGATATCATGACAGGTGCAGAGGCTGCAAAAAAAGGCGGTTTTACATCTGTGGTCATGATGGGAAATACAAATCCGCCTTTGGATAATGCGGAAACTATAAGATATGCCCTGAGAAAAGGGGAGAAAACCGGAATAAGAGTTTTTTCATGTGCAAACATAACTAAGAAAATGGCCGGAAAAGAGCTTACTGATATGGAAGCACTCCTTAAGGAAGGTGTTGTGTTATTTACAGATGACGGTAAGCCTATTACTGATGAAAGCCTGATGAGAACAGCCTGTAATGAGGCTGCAAAGCTTGGTAAAGTGTTAAGCCTTCATGAGGAGGATCCTTCTTTTATTTCGGAAAACGGAATTAATGCGGGAACAGTTGCTGAGGCTTTGGGAATTAAGGGCTCTTGCAGAGATGCAGAGATCGCAATGGTAAAGAGAGATATAAAGATTGCAGAGGAAACAGGAGCCGGGATTACTATACAGCATATAAGTACAAAGGAAGCGGTGGACATGATAAGGGAGGCAAGAAAGACCTGCACCGGGATTCACGCAGAGGCAACTCCTCATCATTTCACACTTACAGATAGTGCTGTAGCAGAGTTTGGCGCCATGGCAAAGATGAATCCTCCGCTTAGAAAAGAGAGCGACCGACTTGCTATTATTGAAGGGCTTGCTGACGGAACGATTGAAACCATTGCCACAGATCACGCTCCTCATACAAAGGAAGAAAAATCAAGAGAGATTACAAAAGCACCCAGCGGAATAATTGGCCTTGAGACTTCGCTTGGACTGGGCATAAGAGAACTTGTGCATAAGGGATATATGGATTTGATGACATTATTATCTCGTATGTCCTGCCAGCCGGCAGACATTTACGACTTAATGGCATTAGTACCTGATAATGAAATAGGAAATTCTGATAAAACTGTTTACAATGAGCTTCCTGTAGGTAGAATATATGAAGGTGGCCCGGCAGACTTTGTTATTTTCAAGGAGGAAGAGACCTGGAAGGCGGAAAATTTTGCCTCTAAAGCATCTAATACCCCTTTTACAGGGCAGGAACTCCCCGGGAAAATACACTTTACAATCTGCGGTGGGAATATAGTATATCAGGGATGA
- the ispE gene encoding 4-(cytidine 5'-diphospho)-2-C-methyl-D-erythritol kinase — MITRKAYAKINLGLDVIGRRDDGYHLVRMIMQSIDLYDELSFTERDDNNIVITATDPRIPTDEHNLIWKAADQLKTHCNIPQKGVTIHLEKHIPMAAGMAGGSTDAAATYIALNELWNLNLSTEELCSLAVKKGADIPYCIKGGTALSEGIGEELTPLRDMPSCHIVIAKPQLDVSTAWAYTTLDSAPIEDHPDIDGIQKAIEAHDLKGITDRLGNVLEPITAGRYPVIEEIRQILLANGAMGARMSGSGPTVFGIFENKALTNAENAVKELRSRGISPELFITKPL, encoded by the coding sequence TTGATAACTAGAAAAGCATATGCAAAAATCAACCTTGGGCTTGACGTGATCGGAAGAAGAGATGATGGTTATCATCTTGTAAGAATGATCATGCAGAGCATTGATCTGTACGATGAACTTAGCTTTACCGAAAGAGATGATAATAATATCGTAATTACAGCTACAGATCCCAGAATTCCTACTGACGAGCATAATCTTATATGGAAGGCTGCCGATCAGCTAAAAACTCACTGCAACATTCCTCAAAAGGGAGTTACGATTCATTTGGAAAAGCATATTCCCATGGCTGCCGGAATGGCAGGTGGAAGTACTGACGCAGCAGCTACATATATTGCTTTGAACGAATTATGGAATCTCAATCTGAGTACAGAGGAGCTATGCAGTCTTGCTGTAAAAAAAGGTGCTGATATCCCTTATTGTATCAAGGGCGGAACTGCTCTTTCCGAAGGCATTGGAGAAGAGCTGACACCCTTACGCGATATGCCCTCATGCCATATTGTAATAGCTAAGCCGCAGCTTGATGTTTCCACAGCCTGGGCATACACAACTCTTGATTCGGCTCCTATTGAAGACCACCCGGATATAGATGGAATTCAAAAGGCCATAGAAGCACATGATCTCAAGGGAATCACTGACAGACTTGGTAATGTACTTGAGCCGATAACAGCAGGCAGATATCCTGTGATTGAGGAAATTCGCCAAATTCTTCTGGCAAATGGTGCTATGGGAGCACGCATGAGCGGTAGCGGCCCCACAGTTTTCGGTATATTTGAAAACAAGGCTCTGACAAATGCTGAAAACGCAGTAAAGGAACTTAGAAGCAGAGGTATAAGCCCCGAGCTCTTCATTACCAAACCCTTGTGA
- a CDS encoding DUF1934 domain-containing protein translates to MNGTVKIIGAHDHGDGKPQIIKNLQNAFCEQDGLNYIITYTDRMDSEDDHRSGSPKASSVTTHRLEIGEGYLRMVQTGDINSDLLFRLGEAWDTDYQTPYGLMKMTAITRNLMVEISPKKITAHVQYELQMDGDKISDSKVRISFTFE, encoded by the coding sequence ATGAACGGAACAGTAAAAATTATCGGAGCTCATGATCACGGAGACGGAAAACCACAAATTATAAAGAATTTACAAAACGCTTTCTGTGAGCAGGATGGGTTAAATTACATAATCACATACACTGACAGGATGGATAGTGAAGACGATCACAGATCCGGTTCACCAAAAGCATCTTCCGTAACTACCCACAGACTTGAAATAGGTGAAGGGTATCTTCGAATGGTACAAACAGGTGACATAAATTCTGATCTTCTTTTCAGGTTAGGTGAAGCCTGGGACACCGATTACCAAACTCCCTATGGTCTTATGAAAATGACAGCTATAACACGTAATCTCATGGTAGAAATATCTCCAAAAAAAATAACCGCCCATGTACAGTATGAACTGCAAATGGACGGCGATAAAATTTCGGATTCAAAAGTAAGGATATCGTTTACTTTCGAGTAA
- a CDS encoding dihydroorotate dehydrogenase, with amino-acid sequence MNTSVNIAGVEFKNPVMTASGTFGSGMEYSEFVDLNRLGAVVTKGVANVPWPGNPTPRVAEVYGGMLNAIGLQNPGIDVMIERDLPFLKDYDTKVIVNVCGKSTQDYVDVVERLSDEDSVHMLEINVSCPNVKEGGIAFGQNPDALYDITKEIKKHAKQPIIMKLSPNVTSISEMAKAAEAAGSDAISLINTITGMKIDIYKKTFAIANKTGGLSGPAIKPVAVRMVYEASRAVKIPIIGMGGICGAEDAIEFMLAGATAVAVGAMNFHDPYATINTIEGIERYLSEQGIEDINDIIGAVK; translated from the coding sequence ATGAATACATCAGTAAATATAGCAGGAGTTGAGTTCAAGAATCCGGTAATGACTGCATCGGGCACCTTTGGATCGGGAATGGAATATTCGGAATTCGTTGATTTAAACAGGCTTGGAGCGGTAGTTACAAAGGGCGTTGCCAATGTTCCGTGGCCGGGAAACCCAACACCAAGAGTAGCTGAAGTTTACGGGGGAATGCTAAATGCCATAGGTCTGCAAAATCCCGGAATTGATGTGATGATAGAGAGGGATTTGCCTTTTTTAAAGGATTATGACACAAAGGTAATTGTAAATGTTTGCGGAAAAAGCACACAGGATTATGTTGATGTTGTAGAGCGCCTTTCAGATGAAGATTCTGTTCATATGCTTGAAATCAATGTATCATGCCCTAACGTTAAGGAGGGAGGGATTGCTTTCGGACAAAATCCGGATGCCCTTTATGATATTACAAAAGAAATTAAGAAACATGCAAAACAACCAATAATAATGAAATTAAGTCCGAATGTTACCAGTATATCAGAGATGGCAAAAGCGGCAGAAGCAGCGGGATCAGATGCCATTTCTCTGATCAATACAATAACCGGAATGAAAATAGATATTTATAAGAAGACCTTTGCTATAGCAAATAAGACAGGGGGACTTTCAGGTCCTGCCATAAAGCCTGTTGCAGTCAGAATGGTTTATGAAGCATCTCGCGCTGTCAAGATTCCGATAATAGGCATGGGAGGCATTTGTGGCGCAGAGGATGCAATAGAATTTATGCTTGCAGGTGCTACTGCTGTTGCAGTGGGTGCCATGAACTTCCATGACCCCTATGCAACAATAAATACAATAGAAGGAATAGAGCGTTACTTAAGTGAACAGGGAATAGAGGATATCAATGATATTATAGGAGCAGTAAAATAA
- a CDS encoding dihydroorotate dehydrogenase electron transfer subunit, with the protein MPKKKKIAAEVISQKVLAEGIMDLKLKTVLAEDANPGQFIGIYPKNKSTLLPRPISICEFDKSEQTLRIVYRIAGSGTAEFALYDDNTMVDILGILGNGFPTDKADAKDVLIIGGGIGVPPLLGLSKELFDKKAAKSVKMVMGYRNADTFLADEFSKYGDLYIATEDGSVGTKGNVIDACRENGIKADVIYACGPMPMLRGVASYAKEISAKAYISLEERMACGVGACLGCVCKTKNIDEHSHVNNARICTDGPVFDADDLEI; encoded by the coding sequence ATGCCAAAAAAGAAAAAAATAGCAGCAGAGGTAATTTCACAAAAAGTGCTGGCAGAAGGGATAATGGATCTCAAGCTTAAAACAGTTCTTGCAGAGGATGCAAATCCCGGTCAGTTTATAGGAATTTATCCTAAGAATAAGTCTACTTTATTGCCAAGACCAATTAGCATATGTGAATTTGATAAATCTGAACAGACACTGAGAATAGTTTACAGGATTGCCGGAAGCGGAACTGCAGAGTTTGCGCTTTACGATGATAACACTATGGTGGATATCCTTGGAATCCTGGGAAACGGATTTCCTACTGATAAAGCGGATGCAAAAGATGTTCTTATTATCGGTGGAGGAATTGGTGTACCTCCGCTTTTGGGATTATCAAAGGAACTTTTTGATAAAAAGGCAGCAAAGTCCGTTAAAATGGTCATGGGATATCGAAATGCAGATACTTTCCTTGCGGATGAGTTTAGTAAATACGGGGATCTTTATATTGCAACCGAGGACGGCAGTGTGGGAACCAAAGGCAATGTAATTGATGCCTGTAGGGAAAACGGGATTAAAGCAGATGTGATTTATGCCTGCGGACCCATGCCGATGCTTAGAGGAGTAGCTTCATATGCAAAAGAGATTTCAGCTAAAGCATATATCAGCCTTGAAGAACGTATGGCTTGCGGAGTGGGAGCTTGTCTTGGATGTGTATGTAAGACAAAAAACATTGATGAGCACTCACATGTAAATAATGCCCGTATCTGCACGGACGGTCCTGTTTTTGATGCAGATGACCTTGAAATCTGA